One genomic segment of Helianthus annuus cultivar XRQ/B chromosome 14, HanXRQr2.0-SUNRISE, whole genome shotgun sequence includes these proteins:
- the LOC110908367 gene encoding uncharacterized protein LOC110908367, with protein MVGEKRARDDDDTALKFTPGLTLSQHPPALRKDLFLKKLKSIIIGKSLHPTEFEGYTIRERFERMGWEQLLNLSCDRIYERVVIQWVSSLSRSGDDLTGIVDGKSYTITPVIIRDVLGVDTRKDFPYARFKEADFQTTSDENKRRCAEACKTVFGVEESRVCEKSNMTPLVQILWQIGVCTFHPPHEEASGSEIYLLHRRLLI; from the coding sequence ATGGTTGGAGAGAAACGCGCAAGGGATGATGATGACACGGCTTTGAAATTTACTCCTGGATTAACATTGTCCCAACACCCTCCCGCACTACGAAAGGACTTGTTCTTGAAGAAACTTAAAAGCATTATCATAGGCAAGTCATTGCATCCGACCGAATTCGAGGGTTATACCATCAGAGAACGCTTTGAGCGAATGGGCTGGGAACAGTTGCTTAACCTCAGCTGTGACAGGATCTATGAACGAGTTGTTATTCAGTGGGTGTCATCACTATCAAGAAGCGGGGACGACTTGACTGGAATAGTGGACGGAAAGTCGTACACGATCACACCTGTAATCATTCGAGATGTTCTTGGAGTAGACACACGCAAGGATTTTCCGTATGCCCGGTTTAAAGAAGCGGATTTTCAAACCACCAGTGatgaaaataaaagaagatgcgCTGAAGCCTGCAAGACTGTTTTTGGTGTAGAGGAAAGTAGAGTGTGTGAGAAATCAAATATGACTCCACTAGTGCAAATTTTGTGGCAAATAGGGGTGTGCACGTTTCACCCTCCTCATGAAGAGGCGTCTGGCAGTGAGATATATCTCCTTCACAGGAGATTACTTATATAG
- the LOC110908368 gene encoding mitogen-activated protein kinase 9, translating into MGVSTLVDGIRRWFQRHNHSTNPNAADYPSVTIVEDFDHKIRVPKRIASSPMDPLKRLEREFFTEYCEASRYELQEVVGKGSYGVVGSATDTQTGEKVAIKKINDVFEHVSDATRILREIKLLRLLKHPDVVEIRHIMLPPSRREFRDIYVVFELMESDLHQVIRANDDLTPEHHQFFLYQVLRGLKYIHSANVFHRDLKPKNILANADCKLKICDFGLARVSFNDAPSAIFWTDYVATRWYRAPELCGSFFSKYTPAIDIWSIGCIFAEMLTGKPLFPGKNVVHQLDLMTDLLGTPPPETIARIRNEKARRYLNNMRKKQPVPFTHKFPNVDPLALKLLERLVAFDPKDRPSAEEALADPYFNGLSNVEREPSTLPISKLEFEFERRKLAKDDVRELIYREILEYHPQMLQEYLRGGEQTSFLYPSGVDRFKKQFAHLEEGHGKGGTGKTTPLLRQHASLPRERVPAPKEEDNPQENNTEKQTSENVEDEVNKGNYSARSLYKSASISASKCIGGKGTRPTEEESDADQEDRK; encoded by the exons ATGGGGGTTTCAACATTGGTGGATGGGATTCGCCGCTGGTTTCAACGTCACAATCATTCTACTAACCCCAATGCGGCCGATTATCCATCTGTTACCATTGTTGAGGATTTCGATCACAAGATCAGAGTTCCGAAACGCATCGCTTCCTCCCCCATGGATCCTCTCAAAAGG TTGGAACGAGAGTTCTTCACGGAGTATTGTGAGGCGAGTAGATACGAACTTCAAGAAGTTGTTGGTAAAGGAAGTTATGGTGTTGTAGGATCCGCTACCGATACACAAACAGGCGAAAAAGTTGCTATTAAGAAAATCAACGATGTTTTCGAACATGTTTCCGATGCCACAAGAATCCTTAGAGAAATCAAACTCCTTCGATTGCTTAAGCATCCGGATGTTGTCGAAATTCGGCATATTATGCTTCCTCCTTCTAGAAGAGAGTTTAGGGACATTTATGTAGTTTTCGAGTTGATGGAGTCCGATCTTCATCAAGTTATTAGAGCCAATGACGATTTGACACCCGAACATCATCAGTTTTTCTTGTACCAGGTTCTTCGCGGTCTAAAGTATATTCACTCAGCTAATGTATTTCATAGAGATTTAAAGCCCAAAAACATTCTTGCAAATGCTGACTGTAAATTGAAGATTTGTGACTTTGGCCTTGCTCGCGTGTCCTTTAACGATGCACCATCTGCCATATTCTGGACT GATTATGTTGCAACCCGATGGTATCGTGCTCCTGAATTGTGTGGCTCCTTTTTTTCTAAG TATACTCCAGCCATTGATATATGGAGCATTGGATGCATATTTGCGGAAATGCTTACGGGTAAACCGTTGTTTCCTGGAAAGAATGTGGTACATCAGTTGGATCTCATGACCGATTTGCTCGGCACTCCTCCGCCGGAAACTATTGCTAGG ATTCGCAATGAAAAGGCAAGAAGATACCTTAATAATATGCGGAAAAAACAGCCGGTTCCTttcacacacaagtttcctaatgTAGATCCTTTGGCTCTTAAACTGCTGGAACGCCTAGTTGCATTTGATCCCAAAGACCGCCCATCAGCGGAAGAG GCACTAGCCGATCCTTACTTTAACGGGTTGTCAAATGTGGAGCGAGAACCATCCACTCTGCCCATATCCAAACTTGAATTCGAGTTTGAGAGGAGAAAACTGGCAAAAGATGATGTCAGAGAGTTGATTTATCGAGAG ATCTTGGAGTATCATCCTCAAATGCTTCAGGAATATTTACGTGGCGGTGAACAAACTAGCTTCTTGTACCCGAG CGGGGTTGACCGGTTTAAAAAGCAATTTGCACATCTTGAGGAGGGTCATGGTAAAGGTGGAACTGGTAAGACCACTCCACTGCTAAGGCAGCATGCTTCCCTTCCAAG GGAGCGAGTTCCTGCACCAAAAGAGGAAGACAATCCTcaagaaaacaatacggaaaagCAAACGTCAGAAAACGTCGAAGATGAAGTTAACAAAGGAAATTACAGTGCCCGAAGCCTGTATAAGAGCGCGAGTATCAGTGCTTCCAAGTGTATAGGTGGGAAAGGAACACGACCTACAGAG GAAGAATCTGATGCAGATCAAGAAGACAGAAAGTAA